Proteins encoded together in one Bos indicus isolate NIAB-ARS_2022 breed Sahiwal x Tharparkar chromosome 3, NIAB-ARS_B.indTharparkar_mat_pri_1.0, whole genome shotgun sequence window:
- the APH1A gene encoding gamma-secretase subunit APH-1A, with translation MGAAVFFGCTFVAFGPAFALFLITVAGDPLRVIILVAGAFFWLVSLLLASVVWFILVHVTDRSDARLQYGLLIFGAAVSVLLQEVFRFAYYKLLKKADEGLASLSEDGRSPISIRQMAYVSGLSFGIISGVFSVINILADALGPGVVGIHGDSPYYFLTSAFLTAAIILLHTFWGVVFFDACERRRYWALGLVVGSHLLTSGLTFLNPWYEASLLPIYAVTISMGLWAFITAGGSFRSIQRSLSCRRQEDSRVMVYSALRIPPED, from the exons ATGGGGGCCGCAGTGTTTTTTGGATGCACTTTCGTCGCTTTCGGCCCGGCCTTTGCGCTTTTCTTGATCACTGTGGCTGGAGACCCGCTTCGCGTCATTATCTTGGTCGCCGG GGCATTTTTCTGGCTGGTCTCCCTGCTCCTGGCCTCTGTGGTCTGGTTCATCTTGGTCCATGTGACCGACCGGTCAGATGCCCGGCTCCAGTATGGCCTTCTGATATTTGGTGCTGCAGTCTCCGTCCTTCTACAGGAGGTGTTCCGCTTTGCCTACTACAAGCTGCTTAA GAAGGCAGATGAAGGGTTAGCATCGCTGAGTGAGGACGGAAGATCACCCATCTCCATCCGCCAGATGGCCTATG TTTCTGGTCTTTCCTTCGGTATCATCAGTGGTGTCTTCTCTGTTATCAATATTTTGGCTGATGCACTTGGGCCAGGTGTGGTTGGGATCCACGGAGACTCACCCTATTACTTCTTGACTTCAG CCTTTCTGACAGCAGCCATTATCCTGCTCCATACCTTTTGGGGAGTTGTGTTCTTTGATGCCTGTGAGAGGAGACGGTACTGGGCTTTGGGCCTGGTGGTTGGGAGTCACCTACTGACATCAGGACTG ACATTCCTGAACCCCTGGTATGAGGCCAGCCTGCTGCCCATCTATGCAGTCACTATTTCCATGGGGCTCTGGGCCTTCATCACAGCTGGAGGGTCCTTCCGAAGTATCCAGCGCAGTCTCTCGT GCCGACGGCAGGAGGACAGTCGGGTGATGGTGTATTCTGCCCTGCGCATCCCACCCGAGGACTGA
- the CA14 gene encoding carbonic anhydrase 14 isoform X3 has translation MLFFTLLLEVIWILTANGGQHWTYEGPHGQDHWPASYPECGSNAQSPINIQTDSVTFDPDLLPLQPHGYEQPGTEPLNLHNNGHTVQLSLPSTLYLEGLPRKYVAAQLHLHWGQKGTPWGSEHLINGKATAAELHIVHYDSESYESLSEAAQRPQGLAVLGILIEVGETKNPAYEHILSHLHEIKYKDQKTSMPPFNVRGLLPPLLAQYFRYNGSLTTPPCYQSVLWTVFHRRAQISTEQLEKLRETLFSTEEEPSEPLVQNYRAPQPLNQRMVFASFIQGEMLSLGVGILVGCLCLLLAVYFIARKIRRKRLRNRKSVVFTSARATEA, from the exons GTCAACACTGGACGTACGAGG GTCCACATGGTCAAGACCACTGGCCCGCCTCTTACCCTGAATGTGGAAGCAATGCCCAGTCCCCCATCAATATCCAGACAGACAGTGTGACTTTTGACCCTGACTTGCTACCTCTGCAGCCCCACGGATATGAACAGCCTGGCACTGAGCCTTTGAACCTGCACAATAATGGCCACACAG TACAACTCTCTCTGCCCTCTACCCTGTATCTGGAAGGACTTCCCCGAAAATACGTAGCTGCCCAGCTCCACCTGCACTGGGGTCAGAAAGGAACCCCCTGGGGGTCAGAGCACCTGATCAACGGCAAAGCCACAGCTGCAGAG CTCCACATTGTACATTACGATTCTGAGTCCTACGAAAGCCTGAGTGAGGCTGCTCAGAGGCCTCAGGGCCTGGCTGTCTTGGGCATCCTCATTGAG GTGGGTGAGACTAAGAATCCAGCTTATGAACACATTCTGAGTCACTTGCATGAAATCAAGTATAAAG ATCAGAAGACCTCCATGCCTCCCTTCAACGTGAGAGGGCTGCTCCCGCCGCTGCTGGCACAGTACTTCCGTTACAATGGCTCGCTCACCACTCCGCCCTGCTACCAGAGTGTGCTCTGGACTGTCTTCCATCGAAGGGCCCAGATTTCCACGGAACAG CTGGAAAAGCTTCGGGAGACATTGTTCTCCACAGAGGAGGAGCCCTCTGAGCCACTGGTACAGAACTACCGAGCCCCCCAGCCTCTCAATCAGCGGATGGTCTTTGCTTCTTTCATCCAAG GTGAAATGCTGAGTTTGGGAGTAGGAATCCTGGTTGGCTGTCTCTGCCTTCTGCTGGCTGTTTATTTCATCGCTAGAAAGATCCG GAGGAAGAGACTAAGAAACCGGAAAAGTGTGGTCTTCACCTCAGCACGAGCCACCGAGGCATAG
- the CA14 gene encoding carbonic anhydrase 14 isoform X5 gives MPRPHGQDHWPASYPECGSNAQSPINIQTDSVTFDPDLLPLQPHGYEQPGTEPLNLHNNGHTVQLSLPSTLYLEGLPRKYVAAQLHLHWGQKGTPWGSEHLINGKATAAELHIVHYDSESYESLSEAAQRPQGLAVLGILIEVGETKNPAYEHILSHLHEIKYKDQKTSMPPFNVRGLLPPLLAQYFRYNGSLTTPPCYQSVLWTVFHRRAQISTEQLEKLRETLFSTEEEPSEPLVQNYRAPQPLNQRMVFASFIQVGPSYTTGEMLSLGVGILVGCLCLLLAVYFIARKIRRKRLRNRKSVVFTSARATEA, from the exons ATGCCAC GTCCACATGGTCAAGACCACTGGCCCGCCTCTTACCCTGAATGTGGAAGCAATGCCCAGTCCCCCATCAATATCCAGACAGACAGTGTGACTTTTGACCCTGACTTGCTACCTCTGCAGCCCCACGGATATGAACAGCCTGGCACTGAGCCTTTGAACCTGCACAATAATGGCCACACAG TACAACTCTCTCTGCCCTCTACCCTGTATCTGGAAGGACTTCCCCGAAAATACGTAGCTGCCCAGCTCCACCTGCACTGGGGTCAGAAAGGAACCCCCTGGGGGTCAGAGCACCTGATCAACGGCAAAGCCACAGCTGCAGAG CTCCACATTGTACATTACGATTCTGAGTCCTACGAAAGCCTGAGTGAGGCTGCTCAGAGGCCTCAGGGCCTGGCTGTCTTGGGCATCCTCATTGAG GTGGGTGAGACTAAGAATCCAGCTTATGAACACATTCTGAGTCACTTGCATGAAATCAAGTATAAAG ATCAGAAGACCTCCATGCCTCCCTTCAACGTGAGAGGGCTGCTCCCGCCGCTGCTGGCACAGTACTTCCGTTACAATGGCTCGCTCACCACTCCGCCCTGCTACCAGAGTGTGCTCTGGACTGTCTTCCATCGAAGGGCCCAGATTTCCACGGAACAG CTGGAAAAGCTTCGGGAGACATTGTTCTCCACAGAGGAGGAGCCCTCTGAGCCACTGGTACAGAACTACCGAGCCCCCCAGCCTCTCAATCAGCGGATGGTCTTTGCTTCTTTCATCCAAG TGGGACCCTCGTATACCACAG GTGAAATGCTGAGTTTGGGAGTAGGAATCCTGGTTGGCTGTCTCTGCCTTCTGCTGGCTGTTTATTTCATCGCTAGAAAGATCCG GAGGAAGAGACTAAGAAACCGGAAAAGTGTGGTCTTCACCTCAGCACGAGCCACCGAGGCATAG
- the CA14 gene encoding carbonic anhydrase 14 isoform X1: MLFFTLLLEVIWILTANGGQHWTYEGPHGQDHWPASYPECGSNAQSPINIQTDSVTFDPDLLPLQPHGYEQPGTEPLNLHNNGHTVQLSLPSTLYLEGLPRKYVAAQLHLHWGQKGTPWGSEHLINGKATAAELHIVHYDSESYESLSEAAQRPQGLAVLGILIEVGETKNPAYEHILSHLHEIKYKDQKTSMPPFNVRGLLPPLLAQYFRYNGSLTTPPCYQSVLWTVFHRRAQISTEQLEKLRETLFSTEEEPSEPLVQNYRAPQPLNQRMVFASFIQVGPSYTTGEMLSLGVGILVGCLCLLLAVYFIARKIRRKRLRNRKSVVFTSARATEA; this comes from the exons GTCAACACTGGACGTACGAGG GTCCACATGGTCAAGACCACTGGCCCGCCTCTTACCCTGAATGTGGAAGCAATGCCCAGTCCCCCATCAATATCCAGACAGACAGTGTGACTTTTGACCCTGACTTGCTACCTCTGCAGCCCCACGGATATGAACAGCCTGGCACTGAGCCTTTGAACCTGCACAATAATGGCCACACAG TACAACTCTCTCTGCCCTCTACCCTGTATCTGGAAGGACTTCCCCGAAAATACGTAGCTGCCCAGCTCCACCTGCACTGGGGTCAGAAAGGAACCCCCTGGGGGTCAGAGCACCTGATCAACGGCAAAGCCACAGCTGCAGAG CTCCACATTGTACATTACGATTCTGAGTCCTACGAAAGCCTGAGTGAGGCTGCTCAGAGGCCTCAGGGCCTGGCTGTCTTGGGCATCCTCATTGAG GTGGGTGAGACTAAGAATCCAGCTTATGAACACATTCTGAGTCACTTGCATGAAATCAAGTATAAAG ATCAGAAGACCTCCATGCCTCCCTTCAACGTGAGAGGGCTGCTCCCGCCGCTGCTGGCACAGTACTTCCGTTACAATGGCTCGCTCACCACTCCGCCCTGCTACCAGAGTGTGCTCTGGACTGTCTTCCATCGAAGGGCCCAGATTTCCACGGAACAG CTGGAAAAGCTTCGGGAGACATTGTTCTCCACAGAGGAGGAGCCCTCTGAGCCACTGGTACAGAACTACCGAGCCCCCCAGCCTCTCAATCAGCGGATGGTCTTTGCTTCTTTCATCCAAG TGGGACCCTCGTATACCACAG GTGAAATGCTGAGTTTGGGAGTAGGAATCCTGGTTGGCTGTCTCTGCCTTCTGCTGGCTGTTTATTTCATCGCTAGAAAGATCCG GAGGAAGAGACTAAGAAACCGGAAAAGTGTGGTCTTCACCTCAGCACGAGCCACCGAGGCATAG
- the CA14 gene encoding carbonic anhydrase 14 isoform X4: MLFFTLLLEVIWILTANGGQHWTYEGPHGQDHWPASYPECGSNAQSPINIQTDSVTFDPDLLPLQPHGYEQPGTEPLNLHNNGHTVQLSLPSTLYLEGLPRKYVAAQLHLHWGQKGTPWGSEHLINGKATAAELHIVHYDSESYESLSEAAQRPQGLAVLGILIEVGETKNPAYEHILSHLHEIKYKDQKTSMPPFNVRGLLPPLLAQYFRYNGSLTTPPCYQSVLWTVFHRRAQISTEQLEKLRETLFSTEEEPSEPLVQNYRAPQPLNQRMVFASFIQGEMLSLGVGILVGCLCLLLAVYFIARKIRHFHEPFSLPGGRD; this comes from the exons GTCAACACTGGACGTACGAGG GTCCACATGGTCAAGACCACTGGCCCGCCTCTTACCCTGAATGTGGAAGCAATGCCCAGTCCCCCATCAATATCCAGACAGACAGTGTGACTTTTGACCCTGACTTGCTACCTCTGCAGCCCCACGGATATGAACAGCCTGGCACTGAGCCTTTGAACCTGCACAATAATGGCCACACAG TACAACTCTCTCTGCCCTCTACCCTGTATCTGGAAGGACTTCCCCGAAAATACGTAGCTGCCCAGCTCCACCTGCACTGGGGTCAGAAAGGAACCCCCTGGGGGTCAGAGCACCTGATCAACGGCAAAGCCACAGCTGCAGAG CTCCACATTGTACATTACGATTCTGAGTCCTACGAAAGCCTGAGTGAGGCTGCTCAGAGGCCTCAGGGCCTGGCTGTCTTGGGCATCCTCATTGAG GTGGGTGAGACTAAGAATCCAGCTTATGAACACATTCTGAGTCACTTGCATGAAATCAAGTATAAAG ATCAGAAGACCTCCATGCCTCCCTTCAACGTGAGAGGGCTGCTCCCGCCGCTGCTGGCACAGTACTTCCGTTACAATGGCTCGCTCACCACTCCGCCCTGCTACCAGAGTGTGCTCTGGACTGTCTTCCATCGAAGGGCCCAGATTTCCACGGAACAG CTGGAAAAGCTTCGGGAGACATTGTTCTCCACAGAGGAGGAGCCCTCTGAGCCACTGGTACAGAACTACCGAGCCCCCCAGCCTCTCAATCAGCGGATGGTCTTTGCTTCTTTCATCCAAG GTGAAATGCTGAGTTTGGGAGTAGGAATCCTGGTTGGCTGTCTCTGCCTTCTGCTGGCTGTTTATTTCATCGCTAGAAAGATCCG GCATTTCCACGAACCATTCTCCCTTCCAGGAGGAAGAGACTAA
- the CA14 gene encoding carbonic anhydrase 14 isoform X2 produces MLFFTLLLEVIWILTANGGQHWTYEGPHGQDHWPASYPECGSNAQSPINIQTDSVTFDPDLLPLQPHGYEQPGTEPLNLHNNGHTVQLSLPSTLYLEGLPRKYVAAQLHLHWGQKGTPWGSEHLINGKATAAELHIVHYDSESYESLSEAAQRPQGLAVLGILIEVGETKNPAYEHILSHLHEIKYKDQKTSMPPFNVRGLLPPLLAQYFRYNGSLTTPPCYQSVLWTVFHRRAQISTEQLEKLRETLFSTEEEPSEPLVQNYRAPQPLNQRMVFASFIQVGPSYTTGEMLSLGVGILVGCLCLLLAVYFIARKIRHFHEPFSLPGGRD; encoded by the exons GTCAACACTGGACGTACGAGG GTCCACATGGTCAAGACCACTGGCCCGCCTCTTACCCTGAATGTGGAAGCAATGCCCAGTCCCCCATCAATATCCAGACAGACAGTGTGACTTTTGACCCTGACTTGCTACCTCTGCAGCCCCACGGATATGAACAGCCTGGCACTGAGCCTTTGAACCTGCACAATAATGGCCACACAG TACAACTCTCTCTGCCCTCTACCCTGTATCTGGAAGGACTTCCCCGAAAATACGTAGCTGCCCAGCTCCACCTGCACTGGGGTCAGAAAGGAACCCCCTGGGGGTCAGAGCACCTGATCAACGGCAAAGCCACAGCTGCAGAG CTCCACATTGTACATTACGATTCTGAGTCCTACGAAAGCCTGAGTGAGGCTGCTCAGAGGCCTCAGGGCCTGGCTGTCTTGGGCATCCTCATTGAG GTGGGTGAGACTAAGAATCCAGCTTATGAACACATTCTGAGTCACTTGCATGAAATCAAGTATAAAG ATCAGAAGACCTCCATGCCTCCCTTCAACGTGAGAGGGCTGCTCCCGCCGCTGCTGGCACAGTACTTCCGTTACAATGGCTCGCTCACCACTCCGCCCTGCTACCAGAGTGTGCTCTGGACTGTCTTCCATCGAAGGGCCCAGATTTCCACGGAACAG CTGGAAAAGCTTCGGGAGACATTGTTCTCCACAGAGGAGGAGCCCTCTGAGCCACTGGTACAGAACTACCGAGCCCCCCAGCCTCTCAATCAGCGGATGGTCTTTGCTTCTTTCATCCAAG TGGGACCCTCGTATACCACAG GTGAAATGCTGAGTTTGGGAGTAGGAATCCTGGTTGGCTGTCTCTGCCTTCTGCTGGCTGTTTATTTCATCGCTAGAAAGATCCG GCATTTCCACGAACCATTCTCCCTTCCAGGAGGAAGAGACTAA